TACCAATCCAAGAAGGGGGGAGAATCGAAAGCTCAATGGATTGACAAAACCAGTAAACAGTGAGTTGATGGCAGAGGGTTTTGGCTGGTGGCTGAGGTTTAACCTTTATGAAATTAGGGAAATGAAATGTAGCGAGTGTATGTGAGAGACGGCGGATTCTAATTTCTtaacaaatttataatttatttgttttgatttttcccAATCATGTGCAATATGCATAGATATAATTCATTGATTGTAGTGTTAGGTTGACCCATAGAATTTCCAGCTTTCCTTTTTAAATTggtttttcttttatataatgATATTAAGTTTATATTTCAAAGTACTATAATAATGGTCATTTGTGATTTCGTACTATTGTAGAGATGTTAATCGAGTCAGCCCATCAAGTCTCAGGTCACTGAATTCGAGTTTCAAGTTTATTAGGTGTGGATTAATTGAATCGAAACTTTATTGGGTTAGACATTTTCAACGCTAACACTAAACATTCATGTTTCAAACTAACGATAAAATTAATATGTGATTTATCCAATTCATAATGATAGtaattatttatgtttataTTTAATGTCATATATATTGAGAGAATTTTGAAATGTATACCTAAACTCAGTTACATGATTAAATGTACTAGTGTAAAAAATAATGAAGTTTGATGATAAAATATAAAGGTAGGCAGAGGCATTCAAAGATATTTAGGAAGAAGTTATGACGATAAGAATCCTTTTCTAGCTCCATCAAAAAGCTACTCCATTTTCTGTTTTTCAATTTGATATCAAAGGTGTATCTATCTAACGACCGGTAAGTTAGCAGTCCTTTTAGCTTAACAGCAATATCTTTTCTGTCCTATCGCCTTCTTGCCCTCCTGCGCCTCGATTCTGTTTTCATCCATTTCTTCCTTGATACTAGCCTGCTCTTCGGCTTCAACTTCAGCTCGGGCGAGAACTTGTAGTTTGGATCCCGCATTTTAGCTTGGATGTCCTTGAAAAATTCCATGTTTAACTTCTTAGGCCCACCTTGCCTAAGCTCTTCATATTCTGGTCCTGAGATGATGTTCTGAAACGCTCCAACGAGAATGTCCAAATCACTCATGACCTCCCACACATTGGTATATCGCCCATCGGGACCTTTCTTAAGCTTCTTGAGAGCATTCTGCACAGCTTGCTTTCTAGCTAGCTTACCAGGGGGcaactcctcctcctcctctttcaACGCCTGGGAAAGTGTTCGATACTTGGGTTTCTCATCAAACTCAAACAAATGATCAATGTATTGATCACTTCTCTCATTGGGGAAGGGCTCCGTAGGcacatcatcttcatcatctccttcaTCACCAGTCCAAAGGCTTTTCTCCTCCTCATCACTATCTGACCAAATACTGCGGAGTTCATCACTGTCATCAGCATCAATGCGATCAGACCGCTCCTTTGCCCGCTGCTTCGCcttttttatctctttctttagCTGGATATGATCGTCCCTTTCGTTATCGCTCTCGTCTTCGCTACCTGTCCAGAGATGatcctcatcatcctccattTTCTTGGCCCACTCCTTCCTGAACTCGGCAGCTTTCGGAACTTTGCCTCCGAAAAGATCATAACTCGGGCGCCTATCACGGGCGTATGAGCGAGAAACTGAAAATGCAAGAGAGCATTTTAGAAGACATGAATTCGCAATCTGCATTTATCTATTCTATACTGTATTAAATCACTATTTTAAACATTAACTATATAGATAGTATGTGGCAATTCGTCAGTTTGAATAATACTAAAAGTGAAGCTGGAAAAATACATGGAAATTTTGGTTGAGTAATTTCGACAAACACGTAGCGCGAGTGATTAGATGAGCGATAAAAAGTCAGCCTAACCTTGAAACATGGGATGATAAAGGCCAAGAAATCTGACGAGGGCAGCATCTGGCAAGCAGAGCAATTTAGCGGCGGAGAGGGGAGTGTGGAATTGGGGTTTTGCGGCGGTGAAAAGAAGCGGCAGACGGGAACACACCATCCAAGTCCAACCCATTTCTGTATTTCTGCAACTTCAAGAATTACTAATTGCGTTTATATTTTTGGCAAACCCTTTTTTTTGTTCTCGAGTTGTGAAATTAAATTCACTTGCATAGCTTCTTCATTTCACTACTTAACAAATCCTAGAAATGAATCTCAGTAATTATATAAGGTTATAGATTAGTACAATTTATAAAATTCAATACGTAAAAacaactactactattattaaaaAGTTAATATACCTTTATAGTTTATTTTGAACTAAGTTTGATAAACTCGGACCACTCTCACAGTCTCATCAAGCAGTTTCATACTTTCATTGgcgattttaatattatgatgGAGCAAAATGTATACACTAAGATtatattttatgcaatgaaaAAGTAATAAAATGTTGTCATtattaattcataaaaaaaaaataaaaatatttattaataactATCATCCAAccgagaaatttcggaatatatGGTTGTTACTTGCACCTTCAATAAATAAAAGGACCAAGGCCCACTTGAGAATAATTTAATCGCAACTAAAATTtccaatatattaatataaataaattgatttttgGACATGTTAACTTGGAATGATAGTGTGAGTACAAATTTTATGGTCCTTCCATACCAAATGGCATGATGATGTGTTATACCTCACCACTAATTTATAGACACATGGAAGTAAAAAAGGTCCCACGTGCCACATAAATTGAACTTCAATACACTAAACTAACGGCGCTCCATTAATCAATTTATGGAAGGTAAGTATTAGATATGGAATGGTTATATCATAGAATCCGATACTCCAATATCtcttttataatataaaaatcataaatttgatACTTCAATATTTCTCTTATAATATCCTAGAATTGGCGTGAAATATATGCATATTAACTTcataatataatagtaatattttgtaCACAACCAAATAAAACATTCTTCCAATGGTTGTTAACCCCCACAAAAGGCGCACACACCATGTTGTACTTGTTTGTACGAAATGTCGTATCAAACACAACAAAATCACCAAAACAATCATAATCTATTCGTGAAGCACCATCGCACCAGAAAAAATTAGTCATTTTATTTTGGCCATCTACTTGGAATGAGTAAAATATATTACTTCCAGAAGCTTGTAAAGACTGTAAATGCTTCAAAAGGCTTTGACAATCTCCTACACTTATTAAGTTCATCCTCTTTGACTGTAAAAAAATTCTACAATCCTGAGGAGTAAAACCAACACTTTGTGTGCTCCCCCCCCCCCGCTTCATTTGTTAGGTAAGAAAAAGCTTTTGTGGCTTTAATCCCAGATTCTACCACGGTGTTAAGAATGCATCCCTTCGTTTATGTAATCTTTCGACACAATCTAATCAAATGCATTTGAGTATCCTCAACAAAAGGATGATTATGAAAATCATTGAATTCGACCACTTCCCAAACACCTCTGTCGATATGAAATCTAACGCGAGCCATACACCCACATCTTTTTAGCGACCTTTCAGTTTTTCTATCATCGGAGGGGGCAAATTCTGAGTATCCCTCCTCTCACAACAACACAAAATTGACATCAATACCATAAAATATTTGTTAATTTGGTCTTTTTTctaatcataaataaataggATCACTAGTTAAGAAATACGACTAAGTTAAAATAACAATCAACTTTCATTAGTGAGCTGTGTAAAATATTCTAAGGGCTAGAAAAGTTCAAGTGGTACTTTTTTAAAGAACTATCAAATAATTGAAAGGTTGAAAATCAAATTTATATATTCAATTGTAAGAAAGATTgaaaatcaaaattatcaactattcgttttaattaaaataatttattaatatttaaaaatctaaattttaaatttaattttataaaattaaatctaatattgaaataaagaaacaaattgaatgattaaaaaatggaagaaaaagatagttttgaaataatatcaaatttagaacatcattaaaataatatcagattgaaaatgttaaaaatgtgaaaagaCAAAATTGCCCAGCAGCCCAAAAGGACATTTTCGGGTGGAAAATAGCTAAAAGGACCAATTTCGAAATAAACCCTTAGTTCATGGATGTctggtgatatttttaaagtccagggactatgAGCAAAATAAAACCATAGTTCaaggaccatttttgtagttcactcttttattATAAGTAGGGTAATGAAAGGTTTTGTAATAAGatcttaattcaattttttggaCTATACATCTATTCGCTCACTAAGGTATGTTCTTCACTCGGGTGAAACTTTAATCTAGAATATCATATTCAGCTACTGTTATAATAGGTTTTATTGTGAGTATATTTCCGAGTTATATATGAGAGTATTCTTGTTGGTGCGTGTTTGCAATTTGTGTACATCTAAAAGGTTTTAATCAACATTTTATGGGCTATTTTGAATAAagagttttttattttttatttatcatgtACTTATTTGAGATTatatacattaaaataaatacaatTAGCTAGTCGTGCAACGCAATATTGAAATACTATTCATTTAGGGTTCGATTGGTTGCCTTGAAACTATAGGTTAGTGGAATGTTTTCCTGCATTTTCCTCTGTTTGGTTCACTTTTGGGAAAAAGGTTGTTGACCCGGAAAATTATCCTGACCCGTCTCATTTTTGGGGATAGTTAACCAATTTTTTGAGCTATCTTTACCTCCCCTCCACCCCTGCGAGTAGTTGTATCTATGGTTGCACCCTCAGATCGGTGTTAGGAAGATGTTGACGCTTTATATTCTCAATCCGAGTAAGATAACCAGCCCTGAAACCGTTATCCGATTTCCATCCAGTAGCCACGAGATCCTTCATCGCCATAATAAGAGTGGCCTCCTTATCTGTCCAAACTCTTCTTGACCTATCACTTATAGTCGAATTGCTTCGACCAAATTCACACATTCCTGTTGAATATGAACAAGACATGatcaaaaataatttgaatgtCCACACAATGATATGGATCGAGTTGTTTACGGAGAACTAACCCTCTGTCTCCTGGCTTGACGCAACAGAGCTTGCACGTCTATGGAAGTTGGCCATTTGGGGAAAATGAATCTGCTTGTACGACAGTATGAACACATTGAACAATACAAGATGTTAAATTATACTTTATGCTTGTGTTCTACAATACTGTATAGCAACATAGAGGTGCTTATAATACCCAATTAAATATCTAGTGAACATAATCCAAACAATTTTAGAACAAAAGGCACCAAGCAATTTCTAATTCAACAAATACaaaataaacttaaaaaatataaacacaatccACACATTAGCATAAGGTTAGGGTTCAAGGGTAACATGGGGtttacaaaataattcaagGGATATAATAGTCTTTTTGGTTGCATATtctattattttgttatttaaacaaaatctacaaaaatgtggcaaaagaattcataacctgcAATCAAACAATGAAAAGGGTTACATATCTCTATCATGAAAAGTTGTAAAGTATTGGAGTATAAACTAGTGATAGTATTTGTTTTCCTACATTTTCCAACATAGGCAACCAATCGAACCCTTAAAAATCACGTAACCAACCATGCACAAGCAATTGAACatgaatttaaaatcaattaaatcaTTACTCCAACAACAGTTACGAATTACTAAAAGTaatgaatttttatttaatcataAATCAATGTACAGATATTTTCAACTTCCAATGAAAGCGGGAAGAGTCAAAAGAGAGAGCTACGAGCCAAAAGAATTTAACAAGCCCTGCAGTGCACGTGGCATATTTCTATTGGCCAAGATTCAAAGCTGCGGATAGCAAAATGAACTTGAAGCATCCACCGTCGATCCAATTCCGCAGTCAACAATCCCCAAAAATTCAAACGTCCCCCAAAATCTTCCTCTCTCCCGCCCACTCTCCTCCCTACTTATATCCCCAACACCGCCCCTTCCAATCCATCACTCAAATCCATACATACAATCTCTGTCTCTACACCGCATTCCTTCATTTTCATCAATGGCTCGCACCAAGCAGACCGCTCGCAAGTCCACCGGCGGCAAGGCGCCGAGGAAGCAGCTCGCCACCAAGGCAGCCAGGAAGTCCGCTCCCGCCACCGGCGGCGTCAAGAAGCCCCACCGCTTCCGCCCCGGAACCGTCGCGCTTCGTGAGATCAGGAAGTACCAGAAGTCCACTGAGCTCCTCATCCGCAAGCTGCCGTTCCAGCGCCTGGTTCGTGAGATCGCACAGGACTTCAAGACGGATCTCAGGTTCCAGAGCTCCGCCGTGGCGGCGCTGCAGGAGGCGGCGGAGGCCTACCTGGTTGGGCTGTTCGAGGACACCAACCTCTGTGCCATTCATGCTAAGAGGGTGACCATTATGCCCAAGGACATTCAGCTCGCTAGGAGGATCAGAGGCGAGCGCGCTTAGGCTTAATTCACTCGGATTGGAATCATCTTctgttagggttagggtttgggttGTGTTGGATTTCGTTTTGGGGAATTAGTGTAAAAAAGTTGTTTCAGCGTTAGGGTTCCTAGTTTCTTATCAATTTCAAtgaaattcaatttcaattaatCTCGGCATTGGGTGATTTAGATATTTTCTGTGCTTTAAAGATCTAATTCTAAGTTTTGTTACAATTATTAGCAAATGCAACAATGAATAATCAAGCCGAATAGAACAGTATAAAATTTGCAAGTTTAAGTTTTTCATGACCATTACTCAGAAACACAGCCATTTTCCCCcaattttgggatttttaattatgtgagTACTAAATatccaatttttatatatataaaattaagttGATGTTCATGATTTTCGTAAAAATCATGAATGAAGTGTGATGGAGTTAGGAGAGAAGCACCAGAAGGCATCATCCTCTCCTGCAGGCTGCACTATATATATGCCAAGAGAGATGATCCCAAAGACAAAGGCAGCCACAATGAACACGAATATGAAGCTAGCTTGCTTGatgttggtggtggtggtgatggcGCAGGAAAGCACAGCCCATCCCTGTGGTAGCACTTTCTTCTCGGCTCTCGTTCAGCTCATCCCGTGCAGGTCAGCAGTTGCTCCCTTCAGCCCCATCCCCCCAACCGAGGCCTGCTGTGCTTCCATCAAAGCGCTAGGCCAACCTTGTCTCTGCGTGCTCGTTAACGGGCCTCCCATTTCTGGGGTTGATCGCACCATGGCTACTCAGCTCCCGGAGAAGTGCACTGCCAACTTTGAGCCATGTATACATATGCTGCCATCAATTGATCACTCTGCATTTTCTGTCTTGGGGTTGATTTtaaagtgtttttttttcttgtgcAGGTGAAACGTCCAAGTGAGAAGCTTTCTGTGGAGTGCTGCTATGAGATTGGATCAATGTCTGCATCTACTGTGTGAGGTCTAATAAGTGTGTGTGGCCAAATTGTAATAGGTTGTTAGTTACCTTGTTTTGAATTTTCTAGTAACTGTTGTCTTCTTGTTAATCTTGCTGCACAAATAGTTTCTCTATATTGTGGATTGAGCTCATAGTAGCAGATCCATTATTTCCTAGTTCATACACATAAATTCTAAGTTGCTTACCACTACTAGACATGATCAAATGATTCAACACTCAAGAGCAATCTCTATATAACTAAAGGCACAAGATAATcataatcacaataatttatGTGGTGGGATCTAAATGGAACCTTCCATATTCAAAGAATTAGGTGGGTCCTGTCTGTGACTTTTCACTCATCTAGCATTACAAGAACGGATAGACAACaccaaaaaatgcataaaatGCAGGAGCTTTCTTAACAAAAATTATTCATAAAAACATTTACCagtttaaataatactacaacATGGAGTTTAGTCTTTCCTCCTTTTTCTCCCCCCTCCTCTTCCTGGAGGGTTGGAACTTGCAACACGCATACATAGAACAATAGGGAAAAGGCCACATTAACGGGATTCGACACGTGGGTGGTGAGGTCGCAGGTGAATCAAGACTGAAGGATATACTCATCTACTGCACTTGGTTTTCGTCTTGCCAGAAGCATCTACTTGGAAGGACTTGTTTGGTGAGGTTTACCTAAACAAACGCATCTTGCTCTCGCATCGTTGAGCACCTATAAAGAAAGGAGGGAAAATAATTAGGGAAGATGAGGTTGGTGAGCATGTTCAATGTGAAAGAGATGATGTATCTGTTTCATTACCCTCATTTCTTTCTGCAGCTCTTTGATGTAATCAACTGCCAAGTCCAACATATCAGCTGTGTTCGTTTGCTGCATATATAAACGGAATCAGCAAATACACCAAACAAGATGAACACCATTCCAAATGTAAATACCCTTACAAAATCTACCTTATCCATATTGGGGAAAAGATCTTGCAACTTCTTCATGTTCTTACTAATCCGAGTTCGTCTATTCTGCAAATCATTGCAAGAGATGCTGTTATTCTCAATAACTCCTCTGTTTGAATGGGAGAAACTACGATTCCAAATCCTAGAAAATTTACCCTTTCAGCAATGCTTCTAGGATGAGTGGCGAAACCCCTTTTTGCTCGAACTTGACAAGGAGTGGTCGTTTCTTGTTGGAACTGCAGAAAGTTCTCAACTGCAGCCATCTCCGTGGAAGTCTTTGGCAAGCTAAAATGCGATACTAAACCAGAGGACTTTTTCCTGGCTTCTCCATTCTGAAGTAACAATGGATTTCAACAACAGAAGTAACTGACAATATGCAGCAACGTATAAAGAAATGTGGTTACCTCATTCTCCAATCCATTGAAATCGGAAAACATCTTCGCATCACCGTCTCTGTTTCTTTTCAAACTGTTGAAAGATGTTTCATTCCAAGAATCATGATGGAAGGCAGCCCCGTTTCTCAGACGACCATTTTCAGGGCTGAATGCGTTCTCATTTCCAGTTTCGGGTATGCTGGGCATGAATCTCGAGCTAGAAGATGCAGCCGATGACAAATTCATGGAACTACTCAAACCACAAGCTGATGAACTGTCTTCTGCAGGATTGTGAACTCTGTAGTTTCCTGCCTCTCCCATTAAACCAAAACCTGAGGCCCAAAACAAGTCTTAACCACTccatatttaatactactacttgaACTCACAATCAACCATGCCAAGATTTATGCACAAACACTTAACAGCTAAAACAGGAAAATTTAGAATCCATCATTCAGTGAGGCACTTCAAAACCTAAAGTTTGCATTGAATTTTGTTTCTCCAatatcattttaatttaattcaattgaTACAGATAAAAAATATTGCAAGTAGGAAATATTTATGTAAGCCAGCTCAAAAGTCAACTCCACCCTTCATTGAAAAGCAACAAACTTTTCCAGCTAAAttagaaaagaagaagaagaagtaatTTACCATTGAAGAATCCAGCAGGAGAGCTGCTTTGGCGGAGCAGATTAGACCCATTCCCATTTTGATCTCTCAACCTGTGATGCTCCATCCCCACAGAGTAAGATCCATCATACCCGCCCGGGTACCCGTTTTGCGCGGATCGGGGCTCCGGATCCGCCTCATCTTCCTGCTTCATACTACTCTTGGGATTGAGATCGCGCGGCGGCGCTTCCATGAGCGCGGAGAAGAAAGCATCCGATTCATCGCCGCTGCTGCTGTTATTATCGGTGTTGGAATCGAGAAGCGCCGCGAGGAAGGAGCTCGGCGCCGACCGGTATCGAGCTAatccggagctctgctgctgcTGGTGTTGATGTTGATCATGATTGGTGAAGAAATCGGTGTCATGCTTGAAATTGGCGGTGTGAGAGGGATTGGAGTGGAGGAAGTCTCTGGAAATGGCGTCTGAGCTGAACATAGTTGGAGAGAAGAGGTTTTAATTGGAAAACATTAATGGAAACTCGTATAGAATTTTAAATGGAAGAGGTAATGGGATTGAATGGTGGTGGAAAGCAGTGGGTGGATAGATTCGATCAATCGAATCCTTTTTTGGTGCAAAACAGATgtaggtagagagagagagagagaggaggaggttGTGCGTTAAATTGAGGGAATTGCAAAGTCGAGGAAAGGAAGTGCGTGCGTGCGTGTGTGTGGAGCAGAAGAGTATATATAGAGCGGAAATAATTGGTGCGGATTTATCGGATTTACGAAATTGAACACGTGAAGTTGTCGAAATGGTGAGTTGCATCCGGACTAATCATGAACCCCCATTCTAGGCGTATATATCCATTGCCATGTCACtgcctccacgtcatcatttcattaatttttcaaCCTAAAATTTATTGGTGAGTCGCTCTAGTTTAGCTCCTTCTACATTTTATTGGTTTAATTATtaagataatattttttttgtgaattaatTTGGTGCAGACAATGTCTAGAAAGAATGGGTTTGCTATACTCATATTGAAAATATGTGTGTTTATAATAATCATACCCAAGTTCAGTATAGTATTGGATGCTAGAGAAACATTTACCgtcaaagaaaattaaaaaatctcaaGAATTCGGgagaaaatcagaaaatatcaaAACTTTCCTATATTTACAAGCAATTTACCTTCTCATATTAAAAACAATATTGTTATTGCCACACCAACATTTTCGGCATAGCCATGGATTTTCAGTTTGAAGAAAATTAGTTTTGGgagtaaaagaagaaaaataataaaagtttgTGTGTATAGCTTTAACAAATGTTcagaaaaaacagaaaatatttaaatttttgtatttacATATAAACAATTCATAAATTTACGATGCTTATTTTGTGTATGAAATGCATGTTAGTGTATTGAGCTGATCAAGATCAAAGCTTATGCGCACGGTAAAGTTGCAGACTACGGTGGGGCTgcagcttgatcaaggaacaaAAGGAAGgcagcttgatcaaggagaaaaaaagggaaaacaaTTTGATCAATGAGAAAGGAAGATGACCGTTGGATTGGCGATTGTAACAGAATTTGCGAAAAAGCTAGCGGTTGAGCTGAATTTATTGAGTTTAACTTCCTTTAAGTAGCGACGATGCTTCCTCTCATTCCACAACAACAGAATTCAAGAGAGATCGAAGAAAAGAAGAGAGTTTTCAACTGTGCATTTGTGCTCTCGAAGCAGGTCGACTTTGAGCCAGTTGAGAGCGTGCTTTACTTGTAA
This genomic interval from Salvia splendens isolate huo1 chromosome 13, SspV2, whole genome shotgun sequence contains the following:
- the LOC121761052 gene encoding nucleolin-like; amino-acid sequence: MGWTWMVCSRLPLLFTAAKPQFHTPLSAAKLLCLPDAALVRFLGLYHPMFQVSRSYARDRRPSYDLFGGKVPKAAEFRKEWAKKMEDDEDHLWTGSEDESDNERDDHIQLKKEIKKAKQRAKERSDRIDADDSDELRSIWSDSDEEEKSLWTGDEGDDEDDVPTEPFPNERSDQYIDHLFEFDEKPKYRTLSQALKEEEEELPPGKLARKQAVQNALKKLKKGPDGRYTNVWEVMSDLDILVGAFQNIISGPEYEELRQGGPKKLNMEFFKDIQAKMRDPNYKFSPELKLKPKSRLVSRKKWMKTESRRRRARRR
- the LOC121761670 gene encoding histone H3.2, with translation MARTKQTARKSTGGKAPRKQLATKAARKSAPATGGVKKPHRFRPGTVALREIRKYQKSTELLIRKLPFQRLVREIAQDFKTDLRFQSSAVAALQEAAEAYLVGLFEDTNLCAIHAKRVTIMPKDIQLARRIRGERA
- the LOC121761669 gene encoding non-specific lipid-transfer protein 3-like yields the protein MELGEKHQKASSSPAGCTIYMPREMIPKTKAATMNTNMKLACLMLVVVVMAQESTAHPCGSTFFSALVQLIPCRSAVAPFSPIPPTEACCASIKALGQPCLCVLVNGPPISGVDRTMATQLPEKCTANFEPCETSK
- the LOC121761668 gene encoding transcription factor bHLH130-like, with amino-acid sequence MFSSDAISRDFLHSNPSHTANFKHDTDFFTNHDQHQHQQQQSSGLARYRSAPSSFLAALLDSNTDNNSSSGDESDAFFSALMEAPPRDLNPKSSMKQEDEADPEPRSAQNGYPGGYDGSYSVGMEHHRLRDQNGNGSNLLRQSSSPAGFFNGFGLMGEAGNYRVHNPAEDSSSACGLSSSMNLSSAASSSSRFMPSIPETGNENAFSPENGRLRNGAAFHHDSWNETSFNSLKRNRDGDAKMFSDFNGLENENGEARKKSSGLVSHFSLPKTSTEMAAVENFLQFQQETTTPCQVRAKRGFATHPRSIAERNRRTRISKNMKKLQDLFPNMDKQTNTADMLDLAVDYIKELQKEMRVLNDARARCVCLGKPHQTSPSK